One Pectobacterium polaris DNA window includes the following coding sequences:
- the rbsC gene encoding ribose ABC transporter permease, producing the protein MSSQSIAAKRWFSKEWLLEQKSLIALLILIAVVSAMSPNFFTLNNLFNILQQTSVNAIMAVGMTLVILTSGIDLSVGSLLALTGAVAASIVGLEVNALVAVFGALALGALIGAGTGIIVSKGKVQAFIATLVMMLLLRGVTMVYTNGSPVNTGFSDVADAFGWFGIGRPLGIPTPIWIMAIVFVAAWYMLHHTRLGRYIYALGGNESATRLSGISVDKIKIIVYSLCGLLSALAGIIEVARLSSAQPTAGTGYELDAIAAVVLGGTSLAGGKGRIVGTLIGALILGFLNNGLNLLGVSSYYQMIVKAVVILLAVLVDNKSSK; encoded by the coding sequence ATGAGTTCTCAATCTATCGCGGCAAAACGCTGGTTCAGCAAAGAGTGGTTACTGGAGCAGAAATCGCTGATCGCGCTCCTGATCCTGATTGCGGTTGTTTCCGCTATGAGCCCTAACTTTTTTACCCTGAACAACCTGTTCAATATTCTTCAGCAGACGTCGGTTAACGCCATCATGGCCGTCGGCATGACGCTGGTGATTCTGACCTCGGGCATCGATTTGTCAGTGGGTTCACTGCTGGCATTGACTGGTGCCGTGGCGGCTTCCATCGTCGGGCTTGAAGTCAATGCGCTGGTGGCGGTGTTTGGCGCGCTGGCTCTGGGGGCGCTGATAGGTGCGGGTACGGGGATCATTGTATCTAAAGGCAAAGTGCAGGCGTTTATTGCCACGTTGGTCATGATGCTGTTACTTCGCGGTGTGACGATGGTCTATACCAACGGTAGCCCGGTTAATACCGGTTTTTCTGACGTGGCAGATGCGTTTGGCTGGTTTGGTATCGGTCGTCCGCTGGGGATTCCGACGCCAATCTGGATCATGGCTATCGTGTTCGTGGCGGCCTGGTACATGCTGCACCATACGCGTCTGGGGCGCTATATCTATGCGCTGGGCGGCAACGAGTCTGCTACCCGTTTGTCCGGCATCAGCGTTGATAAAATCAAGATTATTGTCTATTCCCTGTGTGGGCTGCTGTCTGCCCTGGCGGGAATTATCGAAGTCGCACGTTTGTCCTCTGCACAGCCAACGGCGGGTACAGGGTATGAGCTGGATGCTATCGCGGCTGTAGTATTGGGCGGCACCAGTCTGGCTGGAGGAAAAGGGCGTATCGTTGGTACGTTGATCGGCGCGCTTATCCTTGGCTTCCTCAACAACGGACTGAATTTATTAGGTGTTTCTTCTTACTACCAAATGATCGTTAAAGCAGTCGTCATTTTGCTGGCGGTTCTGGTAGATAACAAAAGCAGTAAATAA
- the rbsB gene encoding ribose ABC transporter substrate-binding protein RbsB, producing the protein MNMKKLATLVSAVALSATVSANALAKDTVALVVSTLNNPFFVSMKEGAQKEADKLGYELIVLDSQNNPAKELANVQDLTVRGTKVLLINPTDSDAVGNAIKMANQAKIPVITLDRVASSGEVVSHVASDNAFGGKVAGDFLAKKLGEGAKVIQLEGIAGTSAARERGAGFMKSAEKNKFVMLASQPADFDRTKGLNVMQNLLTAHPDVQAVFAQNDEMALGALRALQTAGKTDVLVVGFDGTQDGVKAVESGKLAATVAQRPDQIGVIGIETAAKVLKGEKTQAIIPVDLKLVAK; encoded by the coding sequence ATGAATATGAAAAAGCTGGCTACTCTGGTTTCCGCTGTTGCGCTGAGCGCGACTGTCAGTGCTAATGCCTTGGCCAAAGATACGGTTGCTCTGGTGGTTTCTACGCTGAATAACCCGTTCTTTGTTTCAATGAAAGAGGGTGCACAGAAAGAAGCTGACAAGCTGGGTTACGAGCTGATTGTACTGGATTCCCAGAATAACCCAGCAAAAGAACTGGCTAACGTTCAGGATTTGACGGTGCGTGGAACCAAAGTTCTGCTGATCAACCCGACTGATTCTGATGCAGTAGGTAATGCGATCAAAATGGCTAACCAGGCCAAGATCCCTGTTATTACACTTGACCGCGTTGCGAGCAGTGGTGAAGTTGTAAGCCACGTGGCTTCTGATAACGCCTTCGGCGGTAAAGTTGCCGGTGATTTCCTTGCCAAGAAATTGGGTGAAGGTGCCAAAGTGATTCAGTTGGAAGGCATCGCTGGAACGTCTGCCGCGCGCGAGCGTGGGGCTGGCTTCATGAAATCTGCTGAGAAAAATAAATTCGTTATGCTGGCCAGCCAGCCAGCTGACTTCGACCGTACTAAAGGGCTGAACGTGATGCAGAACCTGCTGACCGCGCACCCTGACGTTCAGGCCGTATTTGCTCAGAACGATGAAATGGCGTTGGGTGCACTGCGTGCACTGCAAACTGCAGGTAAAACAGATGTGCTGGTCGTTGGTTTTGACGGCACTCAGGATGGCGTGAAGGCCGTTGAATCAGGCAAGCTGGCTGCGACTGTTGCTCAGCGTCCTGATCAGATCGGTGTGATCGGTATCGAAACCGCTGCGAAAGTGCTGAAAGGCGAAAAAACGCAGGCCATCATTCCGGTTGACCTGAAGCTGGTCGCAAAATAA
- the rbsK gene encoding ribokinase has product MKTGKLVVLGSINADHILNLEQFPRPGETVIGEQYSVAFGGKGANQAVAAGRSGADIAFIACVGEDDIGARICQQLSKDNIDVSAVEAISGETTGVALIFVNADAENMIAINAGANAAVTPDYLHRHQQHIIDASALLMQLESPLETVIAAAKLAHEHQTKVILNPAPARELPDELLSLVNMITPNETEAQFLTGITVETEDDAARAAQVLHDKGIETVLITLGSRGVWLSENGQGQRIPGYRVKAVDTIAAGDTFNGALVTALLENKPMSSAVKFAHAAAAIAVTRRGAQPSVPWREEIDAFLQTQG; this is encoded by the coding sequence ATGAAAACGGGTAAGCTGGTGGTGCTGGGCAGTATTAATGCTGACCATATTCTCAATCTTGAGCAATTTCCCCGCCCGGGCGAAACGGTGATCGGTGAGCAATATAGCGTTGCTTTCGGTGGGAAAGGTGCCAATCAGGCCGTTGCTGCGGGTCGAAGCGGTGCAGACATCGCCTTTATTGCCTGTGTTGGAGAAGATGATATCGGTGCCCGTATTTGCCAGCAGTTATCCAAGGACAATATTGATGTTTCCGCCGTTGAGGCTATCTCCGGGGAAACAACCGGCGTCGCGCTGATTTTTGTTAACGCCGACGCTGAGAACATGATTGCGATTAACGCAGGCGCGAATGCTGCTGTGACGCCTGATTACCTTCATCGTCATCAGCAACACATTATTGATGCTTCTGCGTTGCTTATGCAGCTTGAGTCCCCGTTGGAAACGGTTATTGCAGCCGCTAAACTGGCGCATGAACACCAAACTAAAGTGATTCTGAACCCCGCCCCAGCCCGTGAACTACCCGATGAACTGTTATCGCTGGTCAATATGATCACGCCGAATGAAACCGAAGCACAGTTCCTGACGGGAATTACCGTTGAGACGGAAGACGATGCGGCTCGCGCAGCACAGGTTCTGCACGATAAAGGTATCGAAACGGTGCTCATCACATTGGGTAGCCGTGGCGTATGGTTAAGTGAAAACGGCCAAGGGCAGCGAATTCCGGGATATCGTGTAAAAGCCGTGGATACTATCGCCGCCGGAGACACGTTTAATGGCGCGTTAGTGACTGCATTGCTGGAAAATAAACCCATGTCCTCCGCAGTAAAATTTGCCCATGCGGCAGCTGCGATAGCCGTTACTCGCCGAGGCGCTCAGCCCTCTGTCCCGTGGCGTGAAGAGATCGACGCATTTTTGCAAACCCAGGGGTGA
- a CDS encoding serine/threonine protein kinase, with protein sequence MNSSIFNFQTLFPDLIVDALLDVGLRVDSGLTALNSYENRVYQFADEDRKRFVVKFYRPERWSTAQIEEEHIFAQQLAEDEVPIVAPVSLNGQTLNVYEGFHFAVFPSVGGRQYEMDNEDQLEWVGRFLGRIHQTGQKSLFTERPTIGVNEYLHEPYRLLETCPLIPKIHRHDFLQATRQLIDTVETYWHNDWRPLRLHGDCHPGNILWRDGPLFVDLDDARNGPAIQDLWMLLHGDRREQRIQLDILLEAYSEFAEFQEKELALIEPLRAMRQVYYLAWVARRWEDPAFPKNFPWMTDADFWLKQTAIFIGQTQLLQEPPLQLMPMY encoded by the coding sequence ATGAATAGTTCGATATTTAATTTCCAGACGCTATTCCCCGATCTGATCGTGGATGCCTTGCTGGATGTTGGGCTGCGCGTTGATTCTGGTTTGACGGCATTAAACAGTTATGAGAATCGGGTGTACCAGTTTGCGGATGAAGATCGTAAACGATTCGTGGTGAAATTTTATCGCCCGGAACGGTGGAGCACAGCGCAGATTGAGGAAGAGCATATTTTTGCCCAGCAATTGGCAGAAGATGAAGTCCCTATTGTCGCGCCCGTCTCGCTTAATGGGCAGACGTTGAATGTCTATGAAGGATTTCATTTTGCCGTATTCCCCAGCGTGGGCGGGCGGCAGTATGAAATGGACAATGAAGACCAGCTAGAGTGGGTTGGCCGTTTTCTCGGCCGGATTCACCAGACGGGTCAGAAATCGTTATTCACCGAGCGTCCTACGATCGGGGTAAATGAATATCTGCATGAACCTTATCGGCTGTTGGAGACATGTCCGCTAATACCGAAAATACATCGACATGATTTTTTACAGGCGACCCGTCAACTGATTGATACAGTTGAAACTTATTGGCATAACGACTGGCGACCACTGCGTCTGCATGGGGATTGTCATCCAGGCAATATTTTGTGGCGTGATGGTCCGTTATTTGTAGATTTGGATGATGCCCGCAATGGTCCAGCAATTCAGGATTTATGGATGCTGTTGCATGGTGACCGTCGTGAACAACGTATTCAACTGGATATCTTGTTAGAAGCCTATAGCGAATTTGCGGAATTTCAGGAGAAAGAGCTCGCGCTGATTGAGCCTCTTCGTGCGATGCGGCAGGTTTATTATCTAGCCTGGGTTGCTCGTCGCTGGGAAGATCCTGCTTTTCCAAAAAATTTCCCCTGGATGACGGATGCTGATTTCTGGTTGAAGCAAACGGCAATATTTATTGGGCAAACTCAGCTGTTGCAGGAACCTCCTCTACAGCTAATGCCAATGTACTGA
- the dsbA gene encoding thiol:disulfide interchange protein DsbA: MKRLWLALIGVVLAFSASAAEFSDGKQYVELDKPATQEPQVLEFFSFYCPHCYQFEQVYHVPDAVKKALPEGTKMTRYHVDFLGPLGKNLTQAWAVAMALGVEDKITPLMFDAVQKTQTVQKPEDIREVFVKAGVSAEEFDGALNSFVVKSLVAQQEKAAADLQLRGVPAMFVNGKYMIKNDGLDTSSMDGYVKQYADVVKFLITKK; this comes from the coding sequence ATGAAAAGATTATGGCTTGCGCTGATTGGCGTTGTTCTGGCATTTAGTGCTTCTGCTGCAGAGTTTTCTGATGGCAAGCAATATGTAGAATTAGATAAACCTGCAACCCAAGAGCCTCAGGTTCTTGAGTTCTTCTCATTCTATTGCCCGCACTGCTATCAATTTGAACAGGTTTACCATGTTCCAGATGCAGTAAAAAAAGCGTTGCCAGAGGGTACGAAGATGACACGCTATCACGTGGACTTCCTGGGCCCATTGGGTAAAAACCTGACGCAGGCATGGGCTGTCGCTATGGCGCTGGGCGTTGAAGATAAAATTACCCCGCTGATGTTTGATGCTGTTCAGAAAACACAGACCGTACAAAAGCCGGAAGATATTCGCGAAGTCTTTGTGAAAGCTGGCGTGAGTGCGGAAGAATTTGATGGTGCTCTGAATAGCTTTGTTGTGAAATCTTTGGTTGCTCAGCAGGAAAAAGCGGCCGCCGATTTACAATTACGCGGCGTTCCAGCCATGTTCGTTAACGGTAAATATATGATCAAGAATGATGGTCTTGATACCAGTTCAATGGATGGGTATGTAAAACAGTATGCTGACGTGGTGAAGTTCCTCATTACCAAGAAGTAA
- the mobA gene encoding molybdenum cofactor guanylyltransferase MobA encodes MITGVILAGGRAIRMGGHDKGLIALNGVPLYQHVLSRLKAQVDEVMISANRNQAVYAQSGCRIIGDFDASFPGPLAGILSGLHASPSEWVVFVPCDVPALPLDLVHRLWQARGEANATYATDGERPHPTLLLINRNLIEPLEAYLLLGNRKLMLFIEQVGANAVSFSEQPKAFRNMNSPEDLSNWEDQHCES; translated from the coding sequence ATGATTACTGGCGTTATTCTCGCAGGCGGACGGGCAATCCGCATGGGCGGGCACGATAAAGGTCTGATAGCACTGAACGGTGTACCGCTATACCAGCACGTTCTGTCTCGGCTTAAAGCACAGGTCGATGAGGTCATGATCAGCGCTAATCGCAATCAGGCTGTGTATGCACAAAGTGGCTGCCGCATTATTGGTGACTTTGATGCAAGCTTTCCAGGCCCGTTGGCGGGCATTCTGAGTGGGTTACATGCTTCTCCATCCGAATGGGTCGTATTTGTCCCTTGCGATGTCCCCGCACTCCCCCTCGATCTGGTGCACCGCTTGTGGCAAGCACGTGGGGAAGCAAATGCGACTTATGCCACAGACGGAGAACGTCCACATCCCACATTACTCTTAATCAATAGAAACCTTATTGAGCCGCTGGAAGCTTACCTGCTTCTTGGAAACCGTAAGCTGATGCTATTTATCGAACAGGTTGGAGCAAACGCCGTTTCATTTAGCGAGCAGCCTAAAGCCTTTCGCAATATGAATTCACCTGAAGATTTATCCAATTGGGAGGATCAACACTGTGAATCCTAA
- the rbsR gene encoding ribose operon transcriptional repressor RbsR translates to MATMKDVARLAGVSTSTVSHVINNNRFVSDTIREKVMKAVEDLNYAPSALARSLKINQTRTIGMLLTASNNPFYAEVVRGVERCCYERGYSLILCNTEGDRDRMSHSLETLLQKRVDGVLLMCTESHRPLPEMMSRYPSIPMVMMDWAPFEGVMDVIKDNSLLGGEIATNYLISRGYKKIACIAGPKDKTTAYNRLEGYRQAMKLAGLFVPADYEIFGDFEFEAGYRAMQQLLALEDKPEAVFTSNDAMAVGVYHALYQAGLSIPQDMAVIGYDDIELARYMSPPLTTVHQPKDELGELAVDTLLYRLEHPNTAPNALVLTPELMVRQSVR, encoded by the coding sequence TTGGCCACCATGAAAGATGTCGCCCGTCTTGCGGGCGTTTCTACTTCTACCGTATCTCACGTCATTAATAACAATCGCTTTGTCAGCGATACCATTCGCGAAAAAGTGATGAAGGCCGTTGAGGATCTCAACTATGCGCCGTCTGCGCTAGCCAGAAGTCTGAAAATAAACCAGACTCGCACCATCGGCATGTTGCTCACTGCCAGTAATAACCCGTTTTATGCCGAAGTGGTGCGTGGCGTAGAGCGTTGCTGTTATGAACGAGGCTATAGCCTGATTCTGTGCAACACCGAAGGCGACCGCGACAGAATGAGCCATAGTCTCGAAACGCTGCTGCAAAAGCGAGTCGACGGTGTACTGTTGATGTGCACCGAAAGCCATCGCCCTTTGCCTGAAATGATGAGTCGCTATCCTTCTATACCTATGGTCATGATGGATTGGGCACCTTTTGAAGGCGTTATGGACGTCATTAAAGATAACTCCCTGCTCGGTGGAGAGATCGCGACCAATTACCTCATTTCTCGTGGCTATAAAAAGATAGCCTGCATTGCGGGTCCGAAAGATAAGACGACAGCCTATAACCGATTAGAAGGTTATCGACAGGCGATGAAGCTCGCTGGGCTATTCGTTCCCGCTGATTATGAAATTTTCGGTGATTTTGAGTTTGAAGCGGGCTACCGCGCTATGCAGCAGTTGTTAGCGCTGGAGGATAAACCTGAAGCGGTGTTCACCAGTAACGATGCGATGGCCGTTGGCGTTTACCATGCACTTTATCAGGCTGGACTTTCTATTCCGCAAGATATGGCAGTTATTGGTTACGATGACATTGAGCTGGCCCGCTATATGTCTCCACCTCTTACTACCGTTCACCAACCTAAAGATGAACTCGGCGAATTAGCGGTGGATACACTTTTATATCGTCTGGAACATCCTAATACCGCGCCAAATGCGTTGGTGCTGACGCCGGAATTGATGGTGCGTCAGTCTGTCCGGTGA
- a CDS encoding YihD family protein, producing the protein MKCHRVNELIELLHPAWQKEPDLNLVQFLQNLAQEAGFEGQLNELTDDILIYHLKMRDADKEQVIPGLKKDYEEDFKTALLRARGVIKD; encoded by the coding sequence ATGAAATGCCATCGCGTTAATGAGCTGATTGAACTGCTGCATCCAGCTTGGCAAAAAGAACCCGATTTAAATCTGGTGCAATTTTTACAAAACCTTGCACAGGAGGCGGGGTTCGAGGGGCAGTTAAATGAACTGACTGATGATATCCTTATTTACCATCTAAAAATGCGTGATGCAGATAAAGAACAAGTCATCCCCGGTTTGAAGAAGGACTACGAAGAAGATTTTAAGACAGCTTTGCTTCGTGCCCGGGGAGTTATTAAAGACTAG
- the polA gene encoding DNA polymerase I, whose amino-acid sequence MAQIAENPLILVDGSSYLYRAYHAFPPLTNSAGEATGAMYGVLNMLRSLLLQYQPSHVAVVFDAKGKTFRDELFENYKAHRPPMPEDLREQIEPLHQMVKAMGLPLLAVSGVEADDVIGTLAVQAEKVGKSVLISTGDKDMAQLVTPSVTLINTMNNSILGPQEVCDKYGIPPELIIDFLALMGDASDNIPGVPGVGEKTAQALLQGLGGLDSLYANLDKIAGLSFRGAKTMAPKLEQHKDVAYLSYQLATIKTDVELELTCDQLTVNELDVDELHRLFSRYEFKRWLSDIESGTWMQGKKSSQPVQAASNVVVEQVAEEDSAPTLSADGYVTILDEKTLLDWVERLKKAEVFAFDTETDGLDTLTANLIGLSFAIKPGEAAYLPLAHDYLDAPEQLDRTKVLALFKPLLEDEKLLKIGQNLKFDKGVMQRYDIDLRGIAFDTMLESYVLDSVAGRHDMDSLAERYLKHKTITFEEIAGKGKNQLTFNQIALEQAGPYAAEDADVTLHLHQKLWGKLQPHADLCQVFQTIDMPLVPVLSRIERTGVLIDPVILAEHSKELTARLAELEIQAYELAGEEFNLSSTKQLQGILYEKQKLPILKKTPKGAPSTNEEVLAELALDYPLPKLILEYRGLAKLKSTYTDKLPLMINPATKRVHTSYHQAVTATGRLSSSDPNLQNIPVRNDEGRRIRQAFIAPKGYSIVAADYSQIELRIMAHLSGDKGLLNAFANGLDIHRATASEVFGIELDKVTSEQRRSAKAINFGLIYGMSAFGLSRQLNIPRSESQKYMNLYFERYPGVQDYMERTRQQAAEHGYVSTLDGRRLYLPDIHSRNAMARKGAERAAINAPMQGTAADIIKKAMIAIDDWLQKDTPKVKMIMQVHDELVFEIHDSVIEESISKIKALMEGCMQLNVPLQVDIGTGMNWDEAH is encoded by the coding sequence ATGGCTCAGATTGCAGAAAACCCTTTAATACTGGTAGACGGTTCATCCTATTTGTATCGTGCTTATCACGCTTTCCCTCCGTTAACAAACAGCGCGGGAGAAGCAACCGGTGCAATGTATGGCGTGCTGAATATGCTACGCAGTTTGCTGTTGCAATATCAGCCCAGCCACGTTGCCGTTGTTTTTGATGCGAAAGGGAAAACGTTTCGCGATGAATTGTTCGAAAATTATAAGGCTCACCGTCCACCTATGCCGGAGGACCTACGCGAACAGATAGAGCCTCTGCATCAGATGGTGAAAGCGATGGGGCTGCCGCTTCTGGCGGTTTCCGGCGTAGAGGCTGACGATGTGATCGGTACGCTCGCGGTGCAGGCGGAAAAAGTGGGTAAGTCGGTGCTGATTAGTACCGGCGATAAAGATATGGCGCAGCTAGTGACCCCAAGCGTGACGCTCATTAATACCATGAATAACTCTATTCTTGGCCCACAGGAAGTGTGTGATAAGTACGGTATCCCTCCTGAGCTGATTATCGATTTTCTTGCGCTGATGGGAGATGCATCGGATAACATTCCTGGTGTACCTGGCGTGGGTGAAAAAACGGCTCAAGCGCTATTGCAAGGGCTCGGCGGGCTGGATTCGCTATATGCCAATCTTGATAAAATTGCCGGGCTTTCCTTCCGTGGTGCGAAAACCATGGCGCCGAAGCTTGAACAGCACAAAGACGTGGCCTACCTCTCTTATCAGCTTGCCACCATTAAAACGGATGTTGAGCTGGAGCTTACCTGCGATCAGCTCACCGTTAACGAGTTGGATGTGGATGAGTTGCATCGTCTTTTTTCCCGTTATGAATTTAAGCGCTGGTTATCAGATATTGAATCAGGCACCTGGATGCAGGGTAAAAAGAGCAGCCAGCCTGTTCAGGCGGCGAGTAACGTGGTGGTTGAGCAAGTCGCCGAAGAAGATAGTGCGCCTACGCTTTCTGCTGACGGTTATGTCACGATTCTTGATGAGAAAACGCTGCTCGATTGGGTTGAGCGTTTAAAAAAGGCTGAAGTTTTCGCTTTTGATACGGAAACCGACGGGCTGGATACACTCACGGCTAATCTGATTGGCTTGTCATTTGCGATTAAGCCGGGTGAAGCGGCTTATTTGCCATTGGCACATGACTATCTGGATGCGCCGGAACAGTTGGATCGCACCAAGGTATTGGCCTTGTTCAAACCGCTGCTGGAAGATGAGAAGCTGCTTAAGATTGGCCAGAATCTCAAATTTGATAAAGGCGTGATGCAGCGGTATGACATCGATTTACGCGGCATCGCGTTTGATACCATGCTGGAATCTTATGTGCTCGACAGCGTGGCGGGCCGCCATGATATGGATAGCCTGGCCGAACGCTATCTGAAGCATAAAACCATTACCTTTGAAGAGATCGCGGGTAAGGGAAAAAATCAGCTGACGTTTAATCAGATTGCGCTGGAACAGGCTGGGCCTTATGCCGCCGAGGATGCGGACGTTACGCTGCATCTGCACCAGAAGCTCTGGGGTAAACTCCAGCCGCATGCCGATCTGTGTCAGGTCTTCCAGACTATCGATATGCCGCTGGTGCCGGTTTTATCCCGCATCGAGCGTACAGGCGTACTGATCGATCCCGTGATTCTGGCAGAACATTCAAAAGAGCTCACAGCACGTCTGGCGGAGCTGGAAATCCAAGCGTATGAGCTGGCGGGTGAAGAATTTAATCTCTCATCGACCAAGCAGCTACAGGGTATTCTGTATGAAAAGCAAAAGCTGCCGATTCTGAAGAAAACGCCAAAAGGCGCGCCATCAACCAATGAGGAAGTGCTGGCTGAACTGGCGCTGGATTACCCTCTGCCGAAGCTGATTCTGGAATATCGTGGGTTGGCCAAGCTGAAATCTACTTACACCGATAAGCTGCCGCTGATGATCAATCCAGCGACGAAGCGTGTTCATACGTCTTATCATCAGGCTGTTACTGCGACCGGGCGTTTGTCTTCCAGCGATCCGAACCTGCAAAACATCCCGGTGCGTAATGACGAAGGGCGCCGTATTCGTCAGGCATTCATTGCGCCTAAGGGCTACAGCATTGTTGCGGCTGACTACTCGCAGATCGAACTGCGCATCATGGCGCACTTATCGGGTGATAAAGGGCTGTTGAACGCATTCGCGAACGGGCTGGATATCCACCGGGCAACGGCGTCAGAAGTGTTTGGTATCGAGCTGGATAAGGTGACATCCGAACAGCGTCGCAGTGCTAAAGCGATCAACTTCGGCCTGATCTACGGCATGAGCGCGTTTGGCCTGTCGCGTCAGTTGAATATTCCGCGTAGCGAATCGCAGAAATACATGAACCTGTATTTTGAGCGTTACCCTGGTGTGCAGGATTACATGGAGCGGACGCGCCAACAGGCTGCGGAGCATGGCTATGTGTCCACTTTGGATGGTCGCCGTCTCTACCTGCCAGATATCCATTCTCGTAATGCGATGGCGCGTAAAGGCGCAGAACGTGCGGCGATTAACGCCCCAATGCAGGGCACTGCTGCTGATATTATTAAGAAAGCGATGATCGCAATTGACGATTGGCTACAGAAAGACACGCCGAAGGTGAAGATGATCATGCAGGTTCACGATGAGTTGGTTTTCGAGATTCATGATTCGGTTATTGAAGAATCCATTAGTAAAATCAAAGCATTAATGGAAGGTTGTATGCAATTGAATGTCCCGTTACAGGTAGACATCGGTACGGGCATGAACTGGGATGAAGCACATTAA
- the mobB gene encoding molybdopterin-guanine dinucleotide biosynthesis protein MobB, whose product MNPNRVPLLAIAAYSGTGKTTLLKHVIPLLTHHGVRVGLIKHTHHQMDIDTPGKDSYELRKAGAAQTIVASSQRWALMTETPDQEEPNIYHLAEKMDASTLDLVLVEGFKHEKIAKIALFRQSLGRELSDLIDEYVIAIAADGEIDTTLPVLDINQPEQVATFIHQWLKNNNL is encoded by the coding sequence GTGAATCCTAATCGTGTCCCCTTGCTCGCTATTGCTGCTTATAGCGGTACAGGTAAAACGACATTACTTAAACACGTCATCCCGCTACTGACTCATCATGGTGTTCGAGTCGGACTCATTAAACATACGCATCATCAGATGGATATTGATACGCCAGGTAAAGATAGCTATGAGCTCCGTAAGGCAGGCGCAGCACAAACGATTGTTGCTAGCAGCCAAAGGTGGGCGCTGATGACGGAGACTCCTGATCAGGAAGAACCCAATATTTACCATCTAGCTGAAAAAATGGATGCGTCTACTCTCGATCTGGTGCTGGTTGAGGGGTTCAAACATGAGAAGATCGCTAAAATAGCCTTATTTCGCCAATCGTTGGGTAGAGAATTAAGTGATTTGATCGATGAGTATGTCATCGCGATTGCAGCAGATGGTGAGATCGACACCACGCTTCCAGTGCTTGATATCAATCAACCAGAGCAGGTTGCTACTTTTATCCACCAATGGCTCAAAAATAATAATCTGTAG